A genomic region of Mesorhizobium sp. NZP2077 contains the following coding sequences:
- a CDS encoding transglycosylase domain-containing protein, giving the protein MGGLAEPIVDHETEKLDMATRSRGLNRRSLRRWVRRGIVVAAVLALIPTVLTFLYLPSFVHPVSTLMLKDLATFSGYDRRWVSIDDVAPVLAHSVIMSEDGQFCFHRGVDLGELRGVVDDALAGEATRGASTITMQTVKNLFLWSRPLGSVRKVVELPLAVYFDAVMSKRRIMEIYLNIAEWGPGIYGIEAAAQHHFGIPAKQLSRRQAALLAVTLPNPIARNPAKPGPGLRRLANLIERRAGRSGAYVGCLE; this is encoded by the coding sequence TTGGGCGGCTTGGCGGAACCGATCGTCGATCATGAAACCGAAAAGCTGGACATGGCGACGAGATCGCGCGGCTTGAACCGCCGCAGTCTCAGGCGCTGGGTCCGGCGTGGCATCGTCGTGGCCGCCGTGCTGGCTTTGATTCCGACAGTGCTGACCTTTCTTTACCTGCCGTCCTTCGTGCATCCGGTGTCGACGCTGATGCTGAAGGACCTGGCGACCTTCTCCGGCTATGACCGGCGTTGGGTGTCGATCGACGATGTTGCGCCGGTATTGGCCCATTCGGTCATCATGTCGGAGGATGGACAATTCTGCTTCCATCGCGGCGTCGATCTGGGCGAACTCAGGGGGGTCGTCGATGACGCGCTGGCCGGTGAGGCGACGCGCGGTGCGTCGACCATCACCATGCAGACGGTGAAGAACCTGTTCCTATGGTCGCGGCCGCTGGGCTCGGTGCGCAAGGTCGTCGAACTGCCGCTGGCGGTCTATTTCGACGCGGTGATGTCGAAACGCCGCATCATGGAGATTTATCTCAACATCGCCGAATGGGGTCCGGGCATCTATGGCATCGAGGCGGCGGCGCAGCACCATTTCGGCATTCCGGCAAAACAACTGTCGCGCCGGCAGGCGGCACTTCTTGCCGTTACCTTGCCCAATCCGATCGCCCGCAATCCGGCAAAACCCGGGCCTGGCCTGAGACGGCTCGCCAATCTGATCGAGCGGCGGGCCGGCCGTTCCGGTGCATATGTCGGCTGCCTCGAGTAG
- the rpmF gene encoding 50S ribosomal protein L32 has product MAVPKRKTSPSKRGMRRSADALKAPTYVEDKNSGEMRRPHHIDLKTGMYRGRQVLTPKES; this is encoded by the coding sequence ATGGCCGTTCCGAAACGCAAAACTTCTCCGTCCAAGCGCGGCATGCGCCGCTCGGCCGACGCCCTCAAGGCCCCGACCTATGTCGAGGACAAGAATTCCGGCGAAATGCGCCGCCCGCACCACATCGACCTGAAGACCGGCATGTATCGCGGTCGCCAGGTGCTGACCCCCAAGGAAAGCTGA
- a CDS encoding heme-binding protein gives MTALPLEKARQIIDAAFAKGADLKLKPLGVSVLDAGGHLVAFQRQDGASFLRPQMSAGKAYGALAIGMGSRKVEAFAKERPHLVAGISDVSGGRVLPVVGGVLIRDKAGAIIGAVGISGDTSDNDEAAAIAGIEAAGFTADPG, from the coding sequence ATGACCGCACTGCCGCTCGAAAAAGCCAGGCAAATCATCGATGCCGCCTTCGCCAAGGGTGCCGATCTCAAGCTCAAGCCGCTGGGCGTCTCGGTGCTCGACGCCGGCGGCCATCTGGTCGCCTTCCAGCGCCAGGACGGCGCCTCGTTCCTGCGCCCGCAAATGTCGGCGGGCAAGGCCTATGGCGCGCTGGCCATCGGCATGGGCTCGCGCAAGGTCGAGGCCTTCGCCAAGGAGCGTCCGCATCTGGTCGCCGGCATTTCCGACGTGTCGGGCGGACGCGTGCTGCCGGTCGTCGGCGGCGTGCTGATCCGCGACAAGGCCGGCGCCATCATCGGCGCCGTCGGCATTTCGGGCGACACCTCGGACAATGACGAGGCCGCAGCCATCGCCGGCATCGAGGCCGCCGGCTTCACCGCCGATCCGGGCTGA
- a CDS encoding helix-turn-helix domain-containing protein, giving the protein MSLDRRSGCPINLSLEVFGDRWSLIILRDMIFGGRRHFRELLNESMEGIASNILADRLKRLMELGMLTKADDPSHKQKAIYSLTEMAITLVPILAHLGAWGRVWLPTSEELSIRAELLEKGGPPLWEKFMDELRHEHLGTPLDTASGPSVRATLRAAYEAVVASKALSASPAA; this is encoded by the coding sequence ATGAGCCTCGATCGCCGGTCCGGCTGCCCGATCAACCTGTCGCTAGAAGTGTTCGGCGACCGCTGGAGCCTGATCATCCTGCGCGACATGATTTTCGGCGGCAGGCGCCATTTCCGCGAGCTGCTCAACGAATCGATGGAAGGCATTGCCTCCAACATCCTTGCCGACCGGCTGAAACGGCTGATGGAATTGGGCATGCTGACCAAGGCCGACGATCCCTCCCACAAGCAGAAGGCGATCTACAGCCTGACCGAGATGGCCATCACGCTGGTGCCGATCCTGGCCCATCTCGGCGCCTGGGGCCGGGTCTGGCTGCCGACCAGCGAGGAACTCTCGATCCGCGCCGAGCTTCTGGAAAAGGGCGGACCGCCACTATGGGAGAAATTCATGGACGAGTTGCGCCATGAGCATCTGGGTACGCCGCTCGATACGGCATCTGGCCCGTCTGTTCGCGCAACCCTGCGGGCTGCCTATGAAGCCGTGGTCGCCAGCAAGGCTCTCAGCGCCAGTCCGGCTGCGTAA
- a CDS encoding glutathione S-transferase family protein, protein MSLTLHFHPLASFCWKPLIALYENATAFIPVIVDLGDEQSRAAFLKISPTGKMPALRDDARDRTVLESTIVVEYLAAHYPGPVELVPADVDLALAVRQADRFYDFYMQEPMQKIVGDRLRPLDKTDPFGVEQARGQLRNSYAIIEQEMQSRAWAVGDSFTMADCAASPAHFYANKVEPFGDKYPAVKRYHDRLLHRPAFARVIEEAQPYFKFFPYNNG, encoded by the coding sequence ATGTCCCTTACGCTGCATTTCCATCCGCTGGCCTCCTTCTGCTGGAAGCCGCTGATCGCGCTCTACGAGAACGCCACGGCCTTCATCCCGGTCATCGTCGATCTCGGCGACGAGCAATCGCGTGCGGCCTTCCTGAAGATATCGCCGACCGGCAAGATGCCGGCGCTGCGCGACGATGCGCGCGACCGCACGGTGCTGGAATCGACCATCGTCGTGGAATATCTGGCCGCGCACTATCCGGGGCCGGTCGAACTCGTCCCTGCCGACGTCGACCTGGCACTGGCGGTCCGCCAGGCGGATCGCTTCTATGATTTCTATATGCAGGAGCCGATGCAGAAGATCGTCGGCGACCGGCTGCGACCGCTCGACAAGACCGATCCGTTCGGTGTCGAGCAGGCGCGCGGCCAGTTGCGCAATTCCTACGCCATCATCGAACAGGAGATGCAGTCGAGGGCCTGGGCGGTGGGCGATTCCTTCACCATGGCCGATTGTGCGGCGTCGCCCGCGCACTTCTATGCCAACAAGGTCGAGCCGTTCGGCGACAAATATCCAGCCGTGAAGCGCTATCACGACCGGCTGCTGCATCGCCCTGCCTTCGCCAGGGTGATCGAGGAGGCGCAGCCCTACTTCAAGTTCTTTCCCTACAATAACGGCTGA
- a CDS encoding metalloregulator ArsR/SmtB family transcription factor: protein MLHDPAQLDLMFQALADPARRQMVDRLSRGPASVSQLAEPLAMSLSAVVQHLNVLEASGLVRSEKLGRVRTCQIEPKALRAAEHWINERRLVWERRLDRLGDFLTESE, encoded by the coding sequence ATGCTGCACGATCCCGCCCAGCTCGACCTGATGTTCCAGGCGCTTGCCGATCCGGCGCGGCGGCAGATGGTCGACCGGCTTTCGCGCGGTCCCGCCTCGGTCAGCCAGCTGGCTGAGCCGCTGGCGATGTCGCTGTCGGCCGTCGTCCAGCATCTCAATGTGCTGGAGGCGAGCGGCCTGGTGCGCTCGGAGAAACTGGGCCGCGTGCGCACCTGCCAGATCGAGCCGAAAGCCTTGAGAGCGGCCGAACACTGGATCAACGAGCGGCGCCTCGTCTGGGAGCGCCGGCTGGACCGGCTCGGCGACTTTCTCACCGAGAGCGAATGA
- a CDS encoding nuclear transport factor 2 family protein — MAAKNRAQLIRRYFAAYQANERDVAEMMLTDDFTFTSPYDDAIDRATYFARCWPGSPAFKSITIERICEDADAAFVLYRCETVDGKTFRNTELHAFRDDRLRSVEVYFGAAYRGGVFIPQNQSS; from the coding sequence ATGGCTGCCAAAAACAGGGCGCAGTTGATCCGCCGCTATTTTGCCGCCTATCAGGCAAATGAGCGCGATGTTGCCGAGATGATGCTGACGGACGACTTCACGTTCACCAGCCCCTATGACGATGCCATCGACCGCGCGACCTATTTCGCGCGTTGCTGGCCGGGCAGTCCCGCTTTCAAGTCGATCACCATCGAGCGGATCTGCGAAGACGCGGATGCCGCTTTTGTTCTCTACCGCTGTGAAACGGTAGACGGAAAGACCTTCCGCAACACAGAGCTGCACGCGTTTCGCGACGACCGCCTGCGCAGCGTCGAGGTCTATTTCGGCGCTGCCTATCGCGGCGGTGTCTTCATCCCACAGAACCAATCAAGCTGA
- a CDS encoding SRPBCC family protein: protein MTERSVVHSTFVVERSYPVAPAKVFSAFSSPDAKRRWFVDPHDPMPSRHEMDFRVGGKEVNAGGPSDGQMHFFNAVYQDIVPDQRIVYSYELLFGETRVSVSLATIELVAEAGGTRLVMTEQGAFLDGHDTSATREHGTGELLDALGAFLKIQP from the coding sequence ATGACCGAACGATCCGTCGTCCACTCCACCTTTGTCGTCGAGAGGAGCTATCCTGTGGCGCCGGCGAAAGTCTTCTCCGCGTTCAGCAGCCCGGATGCCAAGCGGCGCTGGTTCGTCGATCCCCACGACCCGATGCCGAGCCGGCATGAAATGGACTTCCGCGTCGGTGGCAAGGAGGTCAATGCCGGAGGCCCGAGCGATGGCCAGATGCATTTCTTCAACGCGGTCTATCAGGACATCGTGCCGGACCAGCGCATCGTCTACAGCTATGAGCTGCTGTTCGGTGAAACCCGCGTCTCTGTGTCACTGGCGACGATCGAGCTTGTGGCGGAAGCAGGGGGCACGCGGCTGGTGATGACGGAACAGGGCGCCTTCCTCGACGGCCACGACACCTCAGCCACGCGTGAGCATGGAACTGGGGAACTGCTCGATGCGCTCGGCGCCTTCCTGAAAATACAACCCTGA
- a CDS encoding metalloregulator ArsR/SmtB family transcription factor, whose amino-acid sequence MMFSDAFMAIADPNRRHLLEELRRGPKTVNELAAGLPVSRPAVSQHLKVLLDAGLVNAKAEGTRRVYTVSNAGFMKLNIWLDQFWEA is encoded by the coding sequence ATGATGTTTTCCGACGCCTTCATGGCGATCGCCGACCCCAATCGGCGCCACCTTCTGGAAGAACTTCGACGCGGCCCGAAAACCGTCAACGAGTTGGCGGCCGGATTGCCAGTCTCACGCCCGGCCGTTTCACAGCATCTGAAAGTCTTGCTCGACGCCGGATTGGTCAACGCCAAGGCTGAAGGCACGCGGCGCGTCTATACGGTAAGCAATGCCGGCTTCATGAAACTCAACATCTGGCTCGACCAATTCTGGGAAGCCTGA
- a CDS encoding MFS transporter, whose protein sequence is MLASYRPILSLLRGTAFLLAASGLHGLLLPLRGQVEGFSTASLGLMGTAWAGGFVTGCFFAPRLVRRAGHVRAFGAFAASGAIVALLTGLIIDEYVWILLRAFTGFTMAGAFMVIESWLNEKATNENRGTVFGLYMMVTYASIMGGQMIVAGGDVKSASLFMITGILFCLSLIPTAVSSASLPKPLQDVKLDVKGLYANSPVSAVACLLVGIANGAWGTLGAVYGARIGISTPEIALMMSLVVVAGAAMQLPAGRLSDKTDRRFVLAGAAFGAALVALLVFLFEPRSAVFVIVLTAAYGAFAYTLYSIAVAHANDHARAEDFVKVSGGLLLLYGFGTMIGPLLAAALMGWIRPEGLFLATAFAHLSLTAYTLLRISRRAPVPIENRDAFKTQPADRSLTPEALRLDPRRKAEADS, encoded by the coding sequence ATGCTCGCATCCTACAGACCGATCCTCTCCCTGCTTCGCGGCACTGCTTTCCTACTGGCGGCATCGGGGCTGCACGGGCTGCTGCTGCCGCTGCGCGGCCAGGTGGAAGGATTCTCAACCGCGTCGCTCGGCCTGATGGGTACAGCCTGGGCCGGCGGCTTCGTCACCGGCTGCTTTTTCGCGCCGCGCCTCGTGCGCCGCGCCGGGCATGTGCGCGCCTTCGGCGCCTTTGCCGCATCCGGCGCCATCGTGGCGCTGCTCACCGGCTTGATCATCGACGAATATGTCTGGATCCTGTTGCGCGCCTTCACCGGCTTCACCATGGCCGGCGCCTTCATGGTCATCGAAAGCTGGCTGAACGAGAAGGCCACCAACGAGAATCGCGGCACCGTCTTCGGCCTCTATATGATGGTCACCTACGCCTCGATCATGGGCGGACAGATGATCGTTGCCGGCGGCGACGTCAAATCAGCCTCGCTGTTCATGATCACCGGCATCCTGTTTTGCCTGTCGCTGATCCCGACCGCGGTTTCGTCGGCATCACTCCCCAAGCCGCTGCAGGACGTCAAGCTCGACGTCAAGGGGCTCTACGCCAACTCGCCGGTGTCGGCGGTCGCTTGCCTGTTGGTCGGTATCGCCAACGGCGCCTGGGGCACGCTGGGTGCCGTCTACGGCGCCCGCATCGGCATCTCGACGCCCGAGATCGCCTTGATGATGAGCCTGGTAGTGGTTGCCGGCGCGGCCATGCAGCTGCCGGCCGGGCGCCTGTCCGACAAGACCGACCGGCGTTTCGTGCTCGCCGGTGCCGCTTTCGGCGCGGCGTTGGTCGCGCTCCTGGTCTTCCTCTTCGAGCCGCGCTCCGCCGTCTTTGTCATCGTCTTGACCGCCGCTTACGGCGCTTTCGCCTACACGCTCTATTCGATCGCCGTGGCGCATGCCAACGACCACGCCCGTGCGGAGGATTTCGTCAAGGTGTCGGGTGGACTGCTGCTGCTTTACGGTTTCGGCACAATGATCGGGCCGTTGCTGGCAGCCGCGCTTATGGGCTGGATACGTCCGGAGGGCCTGTTCCTGGCGACCGCCTTCGCGCATCTGTCATTGACCGCCTACACGCTGCTGCGCATCAGCCGCCGCGCTCCGGTGCCGATCGAGAATCGCGATGCCTTCAAGACGCAGCCGGCCGATCGCTCGTTGACGCCGGAAGCATTACGGCTCGACCCAAGAAGAAAAGCAGAAGCAGACAGTTGA
- a CDS encoding DUF1192 domain-containing protein translates to MAIFDDEPKKKARPHEIGQDLSLLSVGELSERIGILRDEITRLEAELKAKDNTKSAAEALFRRG, encoded by the coding sequence ATGGCGATCTTCGACGACGAACCCAAGAAGAAAGCGCGTCCGCACGAGATCGGGCAGGACTTGTCGCTGCTCTCCGTGGGCGAGCTGTCCGAGCGTATCGGCATCCTGCGCGACGAAATCACACGGCTGGAAGCGGAGCTCAAGGCCAAGGACAACACCAAATCGGCCGCCGAGGCACTGTTCCGCCGCGGATAG
- a CDS encoding NAD(P)H-quinone oxidoreductase, producing the protein MASGQKIPAKMTAIAISEPGGPRVLKPETRDVPQPGPGEILIKVHAAGVNRPDVQQRKGAYPPPPGASDLPGLEVSGEVAALGDEISRWRIGDRVCALTPGGGYAEYVKVHAGSVLPLPAGFTHTEAAAVPENYFTVWHNVFERGGLKKGETLLVHGGSSGIGTTAIQLASVFGAYVITTAGSKEKCDACLKLGADRAINYREEDFVTAVKEATDGKGANVILDMVGGDYVQRNYEAAAVEGRIVQIAVQAGAVASADFSKIMVKRLTHTGSTLRPRTVDFKAGIASALEAQVWPLLGTRKVAPVMDMIYPLSDAWRAHERMEEGEHIGKIVLDVG; encoded by the coding sequence ATGGCGAGCGGACAGAAAATTCCGGCAAAGATGACGGCGATCGCGATCTCCGAGCCCGGTGGCCCACGGGTGCTGAAACCGGAAACGCGCGACGTGCCGCAGCCCGGCCCCGGCGAGATCCTGATCAAGGTGCATGCCGCCGGTGTCAACCGGCCCGACGTGCAGCAGCGCAAGGGCGCCTATCCGCCGCCGCCTGGCGCATCGGACCTGCCGGGCCTCGAGGTGTCGGGAGAAGTGGCTGCCCTTGGTGACGAGATATCGCGCTGGCGCATCGGCGACCGGGTCTGTGCGCTGACGCCAGGCGGCGGCTATGCCGAGTACGTCAAGGTTCATGCCGGCAGCGTGCTGCCGCTGCCGGCCGGCTTCACGCACACGGAGGCCGCTGCCGTGCCGGAGAACTATTTCACCGTCTGGCACAATGTGTTCGAGCGCGGCGGCCTGAAGAAGGGCGAGACGCTGCTGGTGCATGGCGGCTCGTCCGGCATCGGCACCACGGCGATCCAACTGGCTTCCGTCTTCGGTGCCTATGTGATCACCACCGCCGGCAGCAAGGAGAAATGCGACGCCTGCCTGAAGCTCGGCGCCGACCGTGCGATCAACTATCGCGAGGAGGATTTCGTCACCGCGGTCAAGGAGGCGACGGACGGCAAGGGCGCCAATGTCATCCTCGACATGGTCGGCGGCGATTATGTCCAGCGCAACTACGAGGCGGCCGCCGTCGAGGGTCGCATCGTCCAGATCGCCGTGCAGGCCGGCGCTGTCGCCAGTGCCGATTTTTCCAAGATCATGGTCAAGCGGCTGACCCATACGGGTTCGACGCTGCGGCCGCGTACCGTCGATTTCAAGGCGGGGATCGCATCGGCGCTGGAGGCGCAGGTCTGGCCTTTGCTCGGCACGCGCAAGGTGGCACCTGTCATGGACATGATTTACCCGCTCTCGGATGCCTGGCGCGCGCATGAGCGGATGGAGGAGGGCGAGCATATAGGCAAGATCGTGCTCGACGTCGGCTAG
- a CDS encoding DUF1127 domain-containing protein, protein MNPIRAFRNWRMYNETVRELNKLNARQLNDLGINRGDIERIARQAI, encoded by the coding sequence ATGAACCCGATCCGCGCTTTCCGTAACTGGCGCATGTACAACGAGACCGTGCGCGAACTGAACAAGCTCAACGCCCGTCAGCTCAACGATCTCGGCATCAACCGCGGCGACATCGAACGGATCGCCCGCCAGGCGATCTGA
- a CDS encoding helix-turn-helix transcriptional regulator yields MLASDTLQFSTAVSRMCALQPASFVDVETFLTPEEIENDPVRKRLRAMGIGAHACTAIPMPSGELAIFVFQRRLGEGDYDQKSLDVLDSLRPAMARAGLIAGRLGLERAEGTVAAMTAMGLPAAVLSLKGRVMVANALFDGLSSLFLPTAFGGMAIADAEANRLFQQAVVAARNELEPTVRSIPVQGVDGRPPMILHMLPLRRSAHEIFSGADILVAATALSASSLVPSPTLLAGLFDLTPAEARLATALSQGHALKAAAVSSNITEKTARTYLERIFAKTGTRQQSQLVALLKSAGPFG; encoded by the coding sequence TTGCTGGCGAGCGATACGCTGCAGTTTTCGACGGCGGTTTCGCGCATGTGCGCGCTGCAGCCGGCGAGCTTCGTCGATGTCGAGACTTTCCTGACACCGGAAGAGATTGAGAACGATCCGGTGCGCAAAAGGCTTCGCGCCATGGGCATCGGCGCGCATGCCTGCACCGCGATACCGATGCCCAGCGGTGAGCTGGCGATCTTCGTCTTCCAGCGACGGCTCGGTGAAGGCGACTACGACCAAAAAAGCCTGGATGTACTCGACAGTCTGCGGCCAGCCATGGCGCGCGCCGGCCTGATCGCAGGGCGGCTCGGCCTCGAACGCGCCGAGGGAACGGTTGCCGCCATGACGGCGATGGGCCTGCCGGCGGCCGTCCTGTCGCTGAAAGGGCGGGTGATGGTCGCCAACGCATTGTTCGACGGCCTGTCGTCCCTGTTCCTGCCCACCGCCTTTGGCGGCATGGCCATTGCTGACGCCGAAGCCAACCGGCTGTTCCAGCAGGCCGTCGTCGCCGCGCGCAACGAATTGGAGCCGACTGTGCGTTCCATACCGGTGCAGGGCGTCGACGGCCGGCCGCCGATGATTCTGCACATGCTGCCGTTGCGCCGTTCGGCGCATGAGATCTTTTCGGGCGCGGACATTCTGGTCGCGGCGACGGCGCTCAGCGCCAGTTCGCTCGTTCCTTCGCCAACGCTGCTTGCCGGATTGTTCGATCTGACGCCGGCGGAAGCGCGCCTGGCCACGGCGCTGTCGCAAGGCCATGCGCTCAAGGCCGCGGCAGTCAGTTCCAATATCACGGAAAAAACCGCCCGAACTTATCTGGAGCGAATATTCGCCAAGACCGGAACACGCCAGCAAAGCCAGCTCGTGGCCTTGCTCAAGAGCGCCGGCCCCTTTGGCTGA
- a CDS encoding DUF1013 domain-containing protein — MANTLLMPKATAVWLVDNTALSFEQIAQFCGLHPLEVKAIADGESAQGIKGMDPIMTGQLTRDEIARAEKDPNQRLKLSDPKVRVPESKRKGPRYTPLSKRQDRPNAILWLVRNHPELKDAQISRLVGTTKSTIEQIRERKHWNSANLQPMDPVTLGLASQIDLDMEVNRASRGREQAQPVGDTLLPAALTERLVPAPEKPKDEDAELDANAVFAKLSALKSKTPDTDDDE, encoded by the coding sequence ATGGCCAATACGCTGCTGATGCCCAAGGCGACCGCCGTCTGGCTGGTCGACAACACCGCGCTCTCCTTCGAGCAGATCGCACAGTTCTGCGGGCTGCATCCGCTCGAGGTCAAGGCGATCGCCGACGGCGAATCGGCGCAAGGCATCAAGGGCATGGACCCGATCATGACCGGCCAGCTGACCCGCGACGAGATCGCGCGCGCCGAGAAAGACCCGAACCAGCGCCTGAAGCTTTCCGACCCCAAGGTGCGGGTGCCGGAATCCAAGCGCAAGGGTCCGCGCTACACGCCACTGTCGAAGCGCCAGGACCGGCCGAATGCCATCCTGTGGCTGGTGCGCAACCATCCCGAGCTCAAGGACGCGCAGATTTCGCGTCTCGTCGGCACCACCAAGTCGACGATCGAGCAGATCCGTGAGCGCAAGCACTGGAATTCGGCCAATCTGCAGCCGATGGACCCGGTGACGCTGGGGCTCGCTTCGCAGATCGATCTCGACATGGAAGTCAACCGCGCCTCGCGCGGCCGCGAGCAGGCGCAGCCGGTTGGCGACACGCTGCTGCCGGCGGCCTTGACCGAGCGGCTAGTGCCGGCTCCGGAAAAGCCGAAGGACGAGGACGCCGAGCTCGACGCCAACGCGGTGTTCGCCAAGCTCTCGGCCTTGAAGTCGAAGACCCCGGACACGGACGACGACGAGTAA